A stretch of the Oncorhynchus clarkii lewisi isolate Uvic-CL-2024 chromosome 9, UVic_Ocla_1.0, whole genome shotgun sequence genome encodes the following:
- the LOC139416032 gene encoding uncharacterized protein C17orf114-like produces the protein MGVKVLQCFPWYRRCKERCKAKQCPPPAVPSEEMKPRLSSTVSCGSEGESSSSLSGSQIYFSTKARLSFRHQMDSNFNAVDATC, from the exons ATGGGTGTGAAGGTGCTCCAGTGCTTCCCCTGGTACAGACGCTGTAAAGAGCGATGCAAGGCTAAACAGTGCCCCCCACCTGCAG TCCCCAGTGAGGAGATGAAGCCCCGCCTGTCGTCCACAGTGTCGTGTGGTAGCGAGGGCGAGAGCAGCAGCAGTCTGAGTGGCTCCCAGATCTACTTCTCCACCAAGGCTCGCCTCTCCTTCAGACACCAGATGGACAGCAACTTCAACGCAGTGGATGCCACCTGCTGA